The genomic DNA CCCGTGGTCAGCACCCAGAAGACGATGAAGACGAACAGCACGATCCAGGTCAGGCCCAGGAAGTTGTGGTACTCCACCGCCTTCTGGAAGCCGAACAGGGTGAAGGTGCCGTGGACCTCGAAGCCCGTCAGCAGCAGCAGGAAGATGAGCAGCGACTGCACCCAGTGCCAGAAACGCTCGAAACGCGTGTACAGGTAGATCTTCTTCTTGGCTTTCATGTCCTTACTCCTTGCGACGTCCGGCGGAACTCAGAAAACGCCCCAGGCCGTGCAGGGCCACGCCCAGCAGCGACGCCCCGACCATGGCCCAGCCGCCCATGTCCAAGAGGCGCACCGAGTCGCGGCCCGGCATGTAGAATCCGCCCAGATGGTCCAGCCGACCGGC from Desulfomicrobium escambiense DSM 10707 includes the following:
- a CDS encoding cytochrome b/b6 domain-containing protein, translating into MKAKKKIYLYTRFERFWHWVQSLLIFLLLLTGFEVHGTFTLFGFQKAVEYHNFLGLTWIVLFVFIVFWVLTTG